In Dyadobacter subterraneus, a single genomic region encodes these proteins:
- a CDS encoding ThuA domain-containing protein — protein sequence MNYLNAFCIALCVCFSITVNAQSVTPEKRVLVFSKTAGFRHGSIGAGKTAITKLGKENGFSVDTTENAALFTEKNLRKYSAVIFLNTTGNVLNDNQQEAFEHYIQAGGGYLGIHAATDTEYDWQWYNKLAGAYFASHPGNPNVQNGEAYVVNREHPSMEGFPDRWKIKDEFYDFKTFNPQVTVLVKIDEKSYKDGKMGNDHPMSWYHEFDGGKAFYTNFGHEDATFENPVFLKHLMGGLNYVMAAKLNYSKSRPEENRFTKKVLATKLDEPTELVVLDDQRVLFAERKGKLKLYSPKTGKVKVVAEVPVYTKQEYGLMGLNIDPNFKTNKLVYLYYSPPSTEADTAQHLSRFKYDDIKDTLLLSTEENLLKVPVKRTDCCHTGGSIAWDAKGNLYLSTGDDVNPFQSDGYGPIDGRPGREGWDGRHSSSNTNSLRGKVLRIKPRYGDRRANMPGGTNLYDIPEGNLFPVGTEKTRPEIYVMGTRNPYRISVDQHTGYLYWGDVGPDASNDNPKRGPRGYDEVNQARKAGYFGYPLFIGDNKPYISFNFADSTSGKPFDPAAPINDSPHNTGITKLPPAQPAFIWYPYADSPEFGPIVGKGGRNAMAGPVYYANDFKAGKDKFPDYYNGKFFAYDWIRDYINIVTMNEKGDLLNIERFMPNGKFSHPMDMQFASDGSLYTLEYGPNWFAQNDEASLSHITFNAGNRVPVAAAKAVNTTGAVPLKVAFSSKGSLDYDGDAIKYEWSFGKGLGKSALPNPTFTYTKPGEYIAVLKVTDSAGNSNTSEVSIKAGNAIPQVDVAIKGNKTFYWNDKPVNYEVAVSDKEDGSLVKKTIPEDEVTLTINYLEGFDKTVLAQGHQANTGFDTGKRLIELSDCKACHSIDKKSIGPAYIEVAKRYENQRNSLKTLTDKVIKGGGGNWGEQAMAAHPQHKPEEVEEMVKYILSLNKKEVVDKKPLKSSYVTQAKKKDGSYIFTASYTDKGNGTMGPQTGSKTIALRPAKLQANTLDDGKGFTKFKLPSGPEVVLGSANGSYIAFDDIDLTDISTLTVAVISSDKTAGGILEAHLDTPAGLKIGEANVSSSETLNIPVKAPVDNKKHKVVFVFKNPSANGKPLFAIDTIDFKESAM from the coding sequence ATGAATTATCTGAACGCATTTTGCATTGCACTCTGCGTTTGTTTTTCTATCACCGTTAATGCCCAATCTGTTACCCCTGAAAAACGTGTTTTAGTATTTTCAAAAACGGCCGGTTTCCGTCACGGATCAATCGGGGCAGGAAAAACCGCTATTACCAAGTTGGGAAAAGAAAATGGTTTCAGTGTTGATACGACAGAAAATGCAGCACTTTTCACCGAAAAAAATCTTCGCAAATACAGCGCCGTTATTTTCCTCAACACGACAGGAAATGTACTAAATGACAATCAGCAGGAAGCCTTTGAACATTATATTCAAGCCGGTGGCGGATATCTTGGTATTCATGCTGCAACAGATACCGAATATGACTGGCAGTGGTATAACAAACTTGCCGGAGCCTATTTCGCAAGCCATCCGGGAAATCCGAATGTGCAAAATGGTGAAGCTTATGTTGTAAACCGTGAACATCCATCAATGGAAGGTTTTCCGGATCGCTGGAAAATCAAGGATGAATTTTACGATTTCAAGACTTTCAATCCACAGGTTACTGTTCTTGTCAAGATTGATGAAAAATCTTATAAAGACGGTAAAATGGGCAATGATCACCCGATGTCGTGGTATCATGAATTTGATGGTGGAAAAGCTTTTTATACCAATTTTGGACATGAAGATGCCACTTTTGAAAATCCGGTCTTTTTGAAACATTTGATGGGCGGTTTGAATTACGTAATGGCTGCCAAGCTTAATTATTCCAAATCCCGTCCGGAAGAAAATCGTTTTACTAAAAAAGTACTGGCCACAAAACTGGACGAACCAACAGAACTTGTAGTGCTGGATGACCAACGTGTTTTGTTTGCTGAAAGAAAAGGAAAACTGAAATTGTACAGTCCAAAAACGGGCAAAGTAAAAGTGGTAGCAGAAGTTCCGGTTTATACCAAACAGGAATATGGATTAATGGGATTGAATATTGATCCGAATTTTAAAACCAACAAACTGGTATATCTGTATTACTCTCCTCCTTCCACGGAAGCGGATACGGCGCAGCATTTGTCTCGTTTTAAATATGATGATATCAAAGATACACTGCTTTTATCAACCGAAGAAAATCTACTAAAAGTACCGGTTAAAAGAACGGATTGCTGCCATACAGGTGGTTCCATTGCCTGGGATGCCAAAGGAAATTTATATTTATCGACGGGTGATGATGTAAATCCATTCCAGTCGGATGGATATGGCCCGATTGACGGTCGCCCGGGACGTGAAGGCTGGGATGGACGTCATTCTTCCTCGAATACCAATTCTTTACGCGGAAAAGTTTTACGTATCAAACCTCGTTACGGAGATCGTCGTGCGAATATGCCTGGCGGTACTAATCTTTATGACATTCCGGAAGGCAATTTATTTCCTGTTGGTACCGAAAAAACTAGACCAGAAATTTATGTAATGGGGACACGTAATCCATACCGAATTTCTGTCGATCAGCACACAGGTTATTTGTATTGGGGAGATGTTGGACCGGATGCGTCCAACGACAATCCAAAACGCGGACCTCGCGGATATGACGAAGTGAACCAGGCCAGAAAAGCAGGATATTTTGGTTATCCCCTATTTATTGGTGATAACAAACCATACATCAGTTTCAATTTTGCGGACAGCACTTCCGGAAAACCATTTGACCCGGCGGCACCAATTAACGATTCTCCACACAATACAGGTATCACAAAATTGCCTCCGGCGCAGCCCGCATTTATCTGGTACCCATATGCAGATTCTCCTGAATTTGGCCCGATTGTAGGTAAAGGTGGTAGAAATGCGATGGCTGGTCCGGTTTATTATGCCAATGATTTTAAAGCAGGAAAAGATAAATTCCCTGATTATTACAACGGAAAGTTCTTCGCTTATGACTGGATCCGCGATTACATCAACATTGTAACGATGAATGAAAAAGGCGATCTGCTCAATATTGAACGCTTTATGCCGAACGGCAAATTCAGTCACCCGATGGATATGCAGTTTGCCAGTGATGGATCTTTGTACACGCTGGAATATGGACCAAACTGGTTTGCTCAGAATGACGAAGCCAGCCTTTCCCACATTACTTTCAACGCTGGAAACCGCGTTCCGGTTGCCGCAGCAAAAGCTGTAAATACAACTGGCGCCGTTCCATTGAAGGTAGCATTTTCATCAAAGGGATCGCTTGATTATGATGGTGATGCGATTAAATATGAATGGTCATTTGGAAAAGGTTTAGGCAAAAGTGCTTTACCAAATCCAACTTTCACTTACACAAAACCGGGTGAATATATTGCGGTTTTAAAAGTAACCGACAGCGCCGGGAACAGTAACACTTCGGAAGTCTCAATAAAGGCTGGAAATGCAATTCCACAAGTTGACGTTGCCATAAAAGGGAACAAAACGTTTTACTGGAATGACAAACCGGTTAACTATGAAGTAGCGGTTTCTGATAAAGAAGATGGAAGCCTTGTGAAGAAAACAATCCCGGAAGACGAAGTAACGCTGACGATTAACTATCTGGAAGGTTTTGACAAAACAGTTTTAGCGCAGGGTCATCAGGCAAATACTGGTTTTGATACTGGAAAACGTCTGATCGAACTGAGTGATTGCAAAGCTTGTCATTCGATTGACAAAAAATCAATCGGACCAGCTTACATTGAAGTTGCCAAAAGATATGAGAATCAGCGTAATTCTTTAAAAACGCTTACTGACAAAGTCATCAAAGGCGGTGGCGGCAACTGGGGAGAACAAGCCATGGCTGCGCATCCCCAGCACAAACCGGAAGAAGTTGAAGAAATGGTGAAATACATTCTTTCACTCAACAAAAAAGAGGTGGTTGACAAAAAACCTTTGAAAAGCTCGTACGTGACACAAGCTAAGAAAAAAGATGGTTCGTACATTTTCACGGCAAGTTATACCGACAAAGGAAACGGAACCATGGGACCTCAGACTGGTTCAAAAACTATTGCTTTACGTCCGGCCAAATTACAAGCCAATACGCTGGATGATGGAAAAGGATTCACAAAGTTTAAATTACCATCAGGTCCGGAAGTGGTTTTAGGCTCTGCAAATGGTAGTTATATTGCCTTTGATGATATTGACCTGACAGATATTTCAACGCTGACAGTTGCGGTAATCAGTAGTGACAAAACAGCCGGAGGAATTCTGGAAGCACATTTGGACACGCCTGCCGGACTTAAAATCGGTGAGGCAAATGTATCGTCATCTGAAACGCTGAATATTCCTGTAAAAGCACCAGTGGATAATAAAAAGCATAAAGTTGTATTTGTCTTCAAAAATCCGTCGGCTAATGGCAAACCACTTTTTGCTATTGATACGATTGATTTTAAGGAAAGTGCGATGTAG
- a CDS encoding sugar phosphate isomerase/epimerase family protein, with translation MKTIKGPGIFLAQFLGDEAPFNTLDGITTYMADLGYKGVQLPIWDPRVIDIKLAAESQTYADELKGKLKDKGLEITELASHIIGQLVASHPVYDEMYDGFAAPEVRNNPKARAEWATQQLKYTAVASKNLGLKASATFSGALAWPFLYPWPQRPAGLVETAFKELAARWKPILDVYDENGVDVCYELHPGEDLFDGSTFEMFVDYLDGHTRANINYDPSHFVLQQLDYLQFIDLYHDRIKAFHVKDAEFNPTGKQGVYSGFAGWADRAGRFRSLGDGQVDFKGIFSKLSQYDYDSWAVLEWECCIKSPVQGAAEGAPFIANQIIEVTTKAFDDFAGTGADEAFNRRALGL, from the coding sequence ATGAAAACTATAAAAGGACCTGGAATCTTTCTTGCTCAATTTTTGGGTGATGAGGCTCCATTTAATACCCTTGACGGAATAACAACTTATATGGCTGATCTTGGCTATAAAGGTGTTCAGTTACCGATCTGGGATCCAAGAGTTATTGATATTAAACTTGCTGCCGAATCTCAGACTTATGCCGATGAACTGAAAGGCAAGCTGAAAGATAAAGGTTTGGAAATCACTGAACTTGCTTCACATATTATCGGTCAGCTGGTTGCTTCGCATCCTGTTTATGACGAAATGTATGACGGGTTTGCAGCCCCGGAAGTTCGCAATAATCCGAAAGCAAGAGCGGAGTGGGCTACGCAGCAATTGAAATATACAGCCGTTGCAAGTAAAAACCTTGGACTAAAAGCAAGTGCAACTTTCTCCGGTGCGTTGGCATGGCCGTTTCTTTATCCATGGCCGCAGCGTCCGGCAGGTTTGGTTGAAACTGCATTTAAAGAATTAGCTGCCCGTTGGAAACCAATTCTGGATGTTTATGACGAAAATGGCGTAGACGTTTGTTACGAACTTCATCCGGGCGAAGATCTTTTTGACGGTTCTACTTTTGAAATGTTTGTTGATTATCTTGACGGACATACAAGAGCGAATATCAACTACGATCCAAGCCATTTCGTTTTACAACAACTGGATTATCTTCAATTCATCGATTTGTACCACGACCGTATCAAAGCATTCCACGTAAAAGATGCCGAGTTTAATCCAACTGGAAAACAAGGGGTCTACAGCGGATTTGCAGGTTGGGCTGATCGCGCAGGACGTTTCCGTTCATTGGGTGATGGCCAGGTTGATTTCAAAGGTATTTTCTCAAAACTTTCTCAGTATGATTATGATAGCTGGGCAGTTTTGGAATGGGAATGCTGTATAAAATCGCCGGTACAAGGTGCAGCAGAAGGTGCGCCTTTTATTGCTAATCAGATTATTGAGGTTACTACCAAAGCTTTCGATGATTTCGCAGGAACTGGTGCCGACGAAGCATTTAACCGCAGAGCCTTGGGACTATAA
- a CDS encoding four helix bundle protein, whose translation MTHTKEEFINALKDRTKQFVLRSIKLFKALPSSEEARIIGKQFLRSASSVGANYRAVCRARSNREFFAKLSITVEEADESLFWLEIISESGILPFEKINSLMNEAEEILKILSKARSNSSHN comes from the coding sequence ATGACACACACTAAAGAAGAATTTATCAATGCTTTGAAAGACAGAACTAAACAATTTGTTTTACGAAGTATTAAATTGTTTAAAGCTTTGCCTTCCTCGGAAGAAGCCCGAATTATTGGAAAACAATTTTTAAGATCGGCATCTTCGGTAGGAGCCAATTATCGGGCGGTATGTCGGGCCAGAAGTAACAGAGAGTTTTTCGCCAAATTGAGTATAACAGTCGAAGAAGCGGACGAGTCTTTATTTTGGCTTGAAATAATTTCAGAATCAGGAATTTTACCATTTGAAAAAATAAACAGTTTAATGAATGAAGCCGAAGAAATTTTAAAAATTCTATCCAAAGCCAGAAGCAATTCTAGCCATAATTAA
- a CDS encoding Gfo/Idh/MocA family protein: MNKIKVGVVGTGFIGPAHIEALRRLPNVEVAALCEVTAEIAQQKADGLGIPRAYTFDELLKQDDISVIHICTPNFLHYSQSKAALLAGKHVICEKPLAKDLVEAEELVELAAKTGLVNAVHFNLRYYPLARQMKSMRERGELGEIYSFIGSYLQDWLFYETDYNWRLEPDKSGDSRAIADIGSHLMDILEYITGLKTVEVLADFNTIHKTRKKPLKPVETYSGKMLQPEDYADVPITTEDHANVLLRFDNGSKGVITVSQVSAGRKNRMTLEISGSKKTFNWTSEAPNEMWIGNRDKSNEILMRDPSLVNDDVRSLITFPGGHNEGFPDTSKQMFKEVYAAIAEGKQPENPTFPTFADGYRELLICERILESNKKQAWVTV, encoded by the coding sequence ATGAATAAAATAAAAGTTGGTGTAGTTGGAACCGGTTTTATTGGTCCTGCCCATATCGAAGCTTTAAGACGCTTGCCAAATGTAGAAGTAGCCGCTCTTTGCGAAGTAACCGCAGAAATTGCACAACAAAAAGCGGACGGATTAGGCATTCCACGCGCTTACACTTTCGATGAATTGTTGAAGCAGGATGATATTTCGGTTATCCATATCTGTACACCTAACTTCCTTCACTACTCACAGTCGAAAGCCGCTTTATTGGCTGGAAAACATGTTATTTGTGAAAAACCACTTGCCAAAGATTTAGTTGAAGCAGAAGAACTGGTTGAACTTGCAGCAAAAACCGGTCTGGTAAATGCTGTTCATTTCAATTTGCGTTATTACCCACTGGCTCGTCAGATGAAGTCAATGCGTGAGCGTGGAGAACTGGGAGAAATTTATTCTTTCATTGGTTCTTATCTTCAAGACTGGCTGTTTTACGAAACAGATTATAACTGGCGTCTTGAACCGGACAAATCAGGAGATTCGCGTGCGATCGCTGATATCGGTTCTCACCTGATGGATATTCTTGAATACATTACAGGCTTGAAAACAGTTGAAGTTCTTGCAGATTTCAACACGATTCACAAGACGCGTAAAAAACCATTGAAGCCGGTAGAAACCTATTCAGGAAAAATGCTTCAGCCGGAAGATTATGCTGATGTGCCTATCACAACAGAAGATCATGCGAACGTATTGCTACGTTTTGATAATGGAAGCAAAGGTGTAATTACTGTTTCCCAGGTTTCAGCCGGTCGTAAAAACCGTATGACTTTGGAAATTTCTGGTTCAAAGAAAACATTCAACTGGACTTCCGAAGCGCCAAATGAAATGTGGATCGGCAACCGTGATAAAAGCAATGAAATATTAATGCGCGATCCGTCACTTGTTAATGATGACGTTCGTTCACTAATCACTTTCCCAGGCGGACACAACGAAGGTTTCCCTGATACATCAAAACAAATGTTCAAGGAAGTTTACGCAGCCATCGCAGAAGGCAAACAACCAGAAAACCCAACTTTCCCAACATTTGCTGACGGATACCGTGAGTTATTGATTTGTGAAAGAATTTTAGAAAGTAATAAGAAGCAGGCTTGGGTGACGGTTTAA
- a CDS encoding Gfo/Idh/MocA family protein: MGMVGGTLDAFIGGVHRRAAIMDGEIELVCGAFSSSPEKSKETGKALYLPEDRVYANFEEMILKEKQLPEGERMDFISVVTPNHVHAAPTKLALENGFHVVCDKPITLNVKEAEEIVELVEKTGLVFCLTHNYTGYPMVKEAKEMIASGAIGKVRKVIVEYPQGWLSTMVEVTGNKQAAWRTDPSKSGAGGGLGDIGTHAENLAEYITGLKITQLCADLTIFVEGRQLDDDANILLRFNNGAKGILQDSQIANGEENDLNIRVYGETGGLQWRQMEPNTLIHKTQQGVRHIRTGVGNLSKAAQVHTRIPAGHPEGYFEAFANLYRNFAIHVRAYQEGKKADPVYDFPTAQDGLRGMKFVDTVIASDKSDTKWTTFE; this comes from the coding sequence ATGGGTATGGTGGGAGGAACACTTGATGCTTTTATCGGAGGAGTTCACCGCCGTGCGGCTATCATGGATGGAGAAATTGAACTGGTTTGCGGCGCTTTCAGCTCGTCTCCCGAAAAATCAAAAGAGACCGGAAAAGCCCTTTATTTGCCCGAGGACCGCGTTTATGCCAACTTTGAGGAAATGATTCTTAAGGAAAAGCAGCTTCCGGAAGGAGAACGGATGGACTTCATTTCTGTTGTTACTCCCAATCACGTACATGCCGCGCCGACGAAACTGGCACTTGAAAATGGTTTCCACGTCGTATGCGATAAGCCAATTACACTTAATGTAAAAGAAGCAGAAGAAATTGTTGAACTGGTTGAAAAAACCGGACTCGTTTTCTGTCTGACACATAATTACACCGGCTATCCGATGGTGAAAGAAGCCAAAGAAATGATTGCTTCCGGCGCAATAGGAAAAGTACGTAAAGTAATTGTTGAATATCCACAAGGCTGGCTTTCAACGATGGTTGAAGTAACGGGCAACAAACAAGCTGCCTGGCGTACAGATCCTAGTAAATCAGGTGCAGGTGGCGGACTTGGTGATATCGGAACGCATGCAGAAAATCTTGCTGAATATATTACCGGATTAAAAATCACCCAGCTTTGTGCAGATCTAACCATTTTTGTTGAAGGTCGTCAATTGGATGATGACGCTAACATTTTATTGCGTTTCAACAACGGAGCGAAGGGCATTCTGCAAGACAGCCAGATTGCAAACGGAGAAGAAAACGATTTGAATATCCGTGTTTACGGAGAAACGGGCGGTTTGCAATGGAGACAAATGGAGCCTAACACGTTAATCCATAAAACGCAGCAAGGCGTTAGACATATTCGTACGGGTGTTGGCAATTTGTCAAAAGCAGCGCAGGTTCATACCAGAATTCCGGCCGGTCATCCTGAAGGATATTTTGAAGCTTTTGCCAATCTATACAGAAATTTCGCTATTCACGTCCGTGCATATCAGGAAGGCAAAAAGGCCGACCCTGTTTATGATTTCCCGACTGCACAAGACGGTTTACGCGGAATGAAGTTTGTTGATACCGTAATTGCTTCGGATAAGTCTGACACAAAATGGACAACTTTTGAGTAG
- a CDS encoding MFS transporter: MAQPVNSSRLFNASCFALITTAFSFGIRAGILTELGEKFSLSGEQLGYINSMAFFGFPIAMIVFGALYNVVGPKRIIYVTFISHALGIVLTIYAQGFWGLLISTFFIGFGNGCTEAACNPMIADTYSGSTLNKMMNRFHMWFPGGIVVGSLISKFMTDYGFNWQAQMWVIAIPAVIYAVLFWGQTFPVSKVEANTAGNFKAMLSPLYIFIMIAMAFTAISEFGPEQWVGPILGKVGASPMIILVCVTGLMAVGRFFAGPIVHRLNPITILLGSTVMAAVGIYLMSIATGGLVYFAAMLFAVGVCYFWPTMLGFVAEYLPTTGAFGLSIVGGMGMFSTSIFQPVIGKWLDNEKAVQAAAGVTGDAAELAAGQATLQNMIMFPLVALAMFIILYFWIGNKRPVYVDQTEILKSPQL; encoded by the coding sequence ATGGCTCAACCAGTAAATAGCTCACGGCTTTTCAATGCAAGCTGTTTTGCACTTATTACAACTGCATTTTCATTTGGTATTCGTGCAGGTATACTTACCGAACTAGGCGAAAAGTTTAGTCTGTCCGGCGAGCAGTTAGGATATATAAATTCTATGGCATTTTTTGGTTTTCCAATCGCCATGATCGTGTTTGGTGCCTTGTATAATGTTGTTGGCCCTAAAAGAATTATTTACGTAACATTTATCAGTCACGCACTGGGGATTGTTTTGACAATTTACGCGCAAGGTTTCTGGGGATTGTTGATTTCTACATTCTTCATTGGTTTTGGAAACGGATGTACAGAAGCTGCCTGTAACCCGATGATCGCTGATACGTATTCAGGAAGTACGCTGAATAAAATGATGAATCGTTTTCACATGTGGTTTCCTGGTGGTATTGTAGTTGGAAGTTTGATTTCGAAATTCATGACGGATTATGGCTTTAACTGGCAGGCGCAAATGTGGGTTATCGCCATTCCTGCGGTTATTTATGCAGTTCTTTTCTGGGGACAAACTTTCCCTGTCAGCAAGGTTGAAGCCAATACGGCTGGTAACTTCAAAGCCATGCTTTCTCCGCTTTATATCTTTATCATGATTGCGATGGCATTCACAGCGATTTCTGAATTTGGTCCTGAACAATGGGTTGGTCCGATCCTTGGAAAAGTGGGTGCAAGTCCAATGATTATCCTGGTTTGTGTTACTGGTTTAATGGCTGTTGGCCGTTTCTTCGCCGGACCAATTGTTCACCGTTTAAATCCGATTACTATTCTTTTGGGTTCAACGGTTATGGCTGCTGTCGGAATTTATTTGATGAGTATCGCTACTGGCGGTTTGGTTTACTTTGCAGCAATGTTGTTTGCTGTTGGTGTATGTTATTTCTGGCCAACTATGCTTGGTTTCGTTGCTGAATATCTTCCAACAACAGGTGCATTCGGTCTTTCTATTGTTGGAGGTATGGGTATGTTCTCAACTTCAATTTTCCAGCCTGTTATCGGAAAATGGCTTGATAATGAAAAGGCGGTTCAGGCTGCTGCTGGTGTTACCGGTGATGCGGCTGAGTTGGCTGCCGGACAAGCTACTTTACAAAATATGATTATGTTCCCATTGGTGGCGTTGGCGATGTTTATCATTCTTTATTTCTGGATTGGAAATAAAAGACCGGTTTATGTTGATCAAACAGAAATATTGAAATCGCCGCAGTTATAA